From the genome of Jannaschia sp. S6380:
GGCACTGACGCAGGCGCTGATGCGGGCGCTCTGGCGGCTCTCGAAATCGAACCGAAGCTGGCGGCGCTATGACCGGTTCCTGCTGGCCGAGAACCGCTGGCGGGCGCAGCGCTATGGCACGCGCGATGGGCTGATCGACTTCGGACGGGGCGAGATCGTGCCAATGGCGGATCTGGCGGAGGAACTCCTCGACCTCGTGGCCGAAGATGCCGACGCCCTGGGCGGCCTGCCCGAGGCGCGGCGGGCGGCCGATATCGTCGCGCGCGGCACCAGCGCGGCCCGGCAGCGCGCCGCCCATGCAAAGGCGCGCGAGGCCGGCGCCGATGATGCGGAGGCGATGCGCGCCGTGGTCGACCACCTCGCAATCGAGTTTCGCGAGGGACTGAACGGCTTGCCCTGACGCGCAAGCGGTCGCATAATTGAACGGTCGTTCGATTTCAGGCTGGGAGGGCCGACGGATGGATTTCGCACTTTCCGAGGAGTCGCAGGCGATCTTCGACATGGCCCGCGACGTCGGCCAGGCCGAGATCGCCCCCCACGCCCGCGCATGGGAGGCCGAAGGAGAAATCCCCAAGGACCTGTGGCCCAAGCTGGCGGAATTGGGGTTCGGCGCCCTTTACGTGTCGGAAGACCAGGGCGGAACGGACCTGACCCGTCTGGATGCCACCCTCGTGTTCGAGGCGTTGTCGATGGCTTGCCCATCGGTCGCGGCATTCCTGTCGATCCACAACATGTGTGCCAAGATGATCGACGCCTTCGGGTCCGACGACCTGAAGGGGCGGATCCTGCCGGATGCCGTCGCGATGAAGACCGTCCTGAGCTATTGCCTGACCGAACCCGGCAGCGGCTCGGACGCCGCCGCGCTCAAGACCCGCGCTGCCCGCACGAACGAGGGCTGGCGCCTGACCGGGACCAAGGCGTTCATTTCGGGCGCAGGGTATTCGGACGCCTATATCGTCATGGCCCGCTCGGGCGAGGACGGGCCGCGCGGCGTGTCGGCATTCGTGGTGCATGACGGGGCCGAGGGCCTGTCCTTCGGCGGGCTCGAGGACAAGATGGGCTGGCGGTCGCAGCCCACGCGCCAGGTGCAGCTCGACGACTGTGCCGTGCCGTCCGCCGATCTGCTGGGCGAGGAGGGGCACGGCTTCCGCTACGCCATGCAGGGCCTCGACGGCGGCCGCCTCAACATCGCCGCCTGCTCGCTGGGCGCGGCGCAACAGGCGCTGGACATGACGCTGGCCTACATGGCCGAGCGCCGCGCCTTCGGGAAGCCGATCGATCAGTTCCAGGCCCTGCAATTCCGCCTGGCCGACATGGAGATCGAGCTGCAGGCCGCCCGAATCTTCCTGCGCCAGGCCGCGTGGAAGCTGGACACCGGCGCGCCGGATGCGACGAAATTCTGCGCCATGGCCAAGAAGCACGTCACCGAAACCGGCAGTCGTGTCGTCGATCAGTGTCTGCAACTTCATGGCGGCTATGGCTACCTCGCCGATTACGGGATCGAAAAGCTCGTCCGCGACCTGCGCGTCCACCAGATCCTGGAAGGCACGAACGAGATTATGCGCCTGATCGTCGCGCGGGGGTTGATCGCGGCGTGAGGCGGGGCGAGGGGCCAGCCCCTCGCGCTCCCCGAGGTATTTTCGGCCAGAGGAAGCAGACACGGTGAACGACGACATCCACATCCGCACCGAAGGCCGGGCCGGGCGGATCACGTTGAACCGCCCGAAGGCCCTGAACGCGCTGACCTGGGAGATGTGCCTCGCCGTCGAAGAAGCGTTGGACGATTGGCGCTTGCGCGATGACGTTCATGTCGTCTTGATCGACGGGGCGGAGGGACGCGCCTTTTGCGCCGGCGGCGACATCGTGGCGATGTACGAGGCCGGCCGCGAAGCCCGCTGGGACTACGGCCAGCGGTTCTGGGCGGACGAGTACCGCATGAACGCCAAGCTGTTCCAT
Proteins encoded in this window:
- a CDS encoding acyl-CoA dehydrogenase family protein, with protein sequence MDFALSEESQAIFDMARDVGQAEIAPHARAWEAEGEIPKDLWPKLAELGFGALYVSEDQGGTDLTRLDATLVFEALSMACPSVAAFLSIHNMCAKMIDAFGSDDLKGRILPDAVAMKTVLSYCLTEPGSGSDAAALKTRAARTNEGWRLTGTKAFISGAGYSDAYIVMARSGEDGPRGVSAFVVHDGAEGLSFGGLEDKMGWRSQPTRQVQLDDCAVPSADLLGEEGHGFRYAMQGLDGGRLNIAACSLGAAQQALDMTLAYMAERRAFGKPIDQFQALQFRLADMEIELQAARIFLRQAAWKLDTGAPDATKFCAMAKKHVTETGSRVVDQCLQLHGGYGYLADYGIEKLVRDLRVHQILEGTNEIMRLIVARGLIAA